In Herbaspirillum seropedicae, a single window of DNA contains:
- the mgtA gene encoding magnesium-translocating P-type ATPase, with protein sequence MNLNLLKETFVSFIRARGMDRHFRRLGMDMFRSAPVTKEVPQTLAEQLSDASRSHVQDLLQRLHSRPDGLTESEADAIRAHSGPNEVEHEKPLTWYVHLWHCYKNPFNLLLTLLAAVSFYTEDMKAAIVIGTMVVVSTLLRFVQEARSNTAADKLKAMVSNTATVMRHDQVEEIAAEAQRYFDVTLHPKGARRVEVPIRQLVPGDIVLLSAGDMIPADLRLLAAKDLFVSQAAMTGESLPVEKFVTPSNLNTSSPLELDNLCFMGTNVVSGSATGVVLTTGKRTYFGALAERVTATDRTPTAFQAGVNKVSWLLIRFMLVMTPVVFFINGFTKGDWVEAFLFGLSVAVGLTPEMLPMIVTSTLAKGAVALSRKKVIVKRLDAIQNFGAMDVLCTDKTGTLTQDKIFLERHTDIHGEPDDEVLQYAYLNSYYQTGLKNLLDVAVLEHAELQREMSIASAYRKVDEIPFDFQRRRMSVVVSEREDHHELICKGAVEEIVSVCSRARVNGEVVPMTPALLEEIRATTGSLNAEGLRVVGVAAKDLPPTKEVYSLADESDLVLIGYIAFLDPPKESTAPALAALRAHGVKVKILTGDNELVTAKICREVGLEVKGMLLGSYVEKMSDAELSEAVETVTVFAKLSPAHKERIVRVLHDRGHVVGFMGDGINDAPALRAADIGISVDTAVDIAKEAADLILLEKSLMVLEEGVLEGRKTFANMLKYIKMTASSNFGNVFSVLIASAFLPFLPMLPLHLLVQNLLYDVSQISIPFDNVDKEFLEKPQRWDAGDIGRFMVFFGPISSIFDITTFALMWFIFGASSPEHQTLFQSGWFIEGLLSQTLIVHMIRTRRIPFFQSRASWPLMGMTLIIMAIGIAIPMTPLAHYFKLEALPLSYFPWLVGILVAYAVLIQGMKGWYAKRYGWQ encoded by the coding sequence ATGAATCTGAACCTGCTGAAAGAAACCTTTGTCAGCTTCATCCGCGCACGCGGTATGGATCGCCACTTCCGCCGCCTGGGCATGGACATGTTCCGCAGCGCCCCGGTCACCAAGGAAGTCCCGCAAACCCTGGCCGAGCAGCTGAGCGACGCCTCCCGCAGCCACGTCCAGGACCTGCTGCAACGCCTGCATTCGCGCCCCGATGGCCTGACCGAATCGGAAGCCGACGCCATCCGCGCACACAGCGGCCCCAACGAAGTCGAGCACGAGAAGCCGCTGACCTGGTACGTCCACCTGTGGCACTGCTACAAGAACCCCTTCAACCTGCTGCTGACCCTGCTGGCCGCCGTGTCCTTCTATACCGAGGACATGAAGGCCGCCATCGTCATCGGCACCATGGTGGTAGTTTCCACGCTGCTGCGCTTCGTCCAGGAAGCCCGCTCCAACACCGCCGCCGACAAGCTCAAGGCCATGGTCAGCAATACCGCGACCGTGATGCGCCATGACCAGGTCGAAGAGATCGCCGCCGAAGCCCAGCGCTACTTCGACGTCACCCTGCACCCCAAGGGCGCGCGCCGCGTCGAAGTGCCGATCCGTCAGTTGGTGCCGGGCGATATCGTGCTGCTCTCCGCTGGCGACATGATCCCCGCCGACCTGCGCCTGTTGGCGGCCAAGGACCTGTTCGTGAGCCAGGCCGCCATGACCGGCGAATCGCTGCCGGTAGAGAAATTCGTCACCCCCAGCAACCTCAATACCAGCAGCCCACTGGAGTTGGACAACCTTTGCTTCATGGGCACCAACGTGGTCAGCGGCTCGGCCACGGGCGTGGTGCTGACCACCGGCAAGCGCACCTACTTCGGCGCCCTGGCCGAGCGCGTCACCGCCACCGACCGCACCCCGACCGCCTTCCAGGCCGGCGTGAACAAGGTCAGCTGGCTGCTGATCCGCTTCATGCTGGTGATGACGCCGGTGGTGTTCTTCATCAACGGTTTTACCAAGGGTGACTGGGTCGAGGCCTTCCTGTTCGGCCTCTCGGTGGCCGTCGGCCTGACACCCGAGATGCTGCCCATGATCGTCACCTCGACCCTGGCCAAGGGCGCAGTGGCGCTCTCGCGCAAGAAGGTGATCGTCAAGCGGCTGGACGCCATCCAGAACTTCGGCGCCATGGACGTGCTGTGCACCGACAAGACCGGCACGCTCACCCAGGACAAGATCTTCCTGGAGCGCCATACCGACATCCACGGCGAGCCCGACGACGAAGTGCTGCAATACGCCTACCTCAACAGCTACTACCAGACCGGCCTGAAGAACCTGCTGGACGTGGCCGTGCTGGAACACGCCGAACTGCAGCGCGAGATGTCCATCGCCTCGGCCTATCGCAAGGTCGATGAAATCCCCTTCGACTTCCAGCGCCGCCGCATGTCGGTGGTAGTGTCCGAGCGCGAAGATCACCACGAACTGATCTGCAAGGGCGCAGTGGAAGAGATCGTCTCGGTCTGCTCGCGCGCCCGCGTCAATGGCGAAGTGGTGCCGATGACGCCGGCCCTGCTGGAAGAAATCCGCGCCACCACCGGCAGCCTCAACGCCGAAGGCCTGCGCGTGGTCGGCGTGGCCGCCAAGGACCTGCCGCCGACCAAGGAGGTCTATAGCCTGGCCGATGAATCGGATCTCGTGCTGATCGGTTACATCGCCTTCCTCGATCCTCCCAAGGAATCGACCGCCCCCGCCCTGGCCGCGCTGCGCGCACATGGCGTGAAGGTCAAGATCCTGACCGGCGACAACGAACTGGTCACCGCCAAGATCTGCCGCGAAGTCGGGCTGGAGGTCAAGGGCATGCTGCTGGGTTCCTACGTCGAGAAGATGAGCGACGCCGAACTGTCGGAAGCGGTGGAAACCGTGACCGTCTTCGCCAAGCTCTCGCCCGCCCACAAGGAACGCATCGTGCGCGTGCTGCATGACCGTGGCCACGTGGTCGGCTTCATGGGCGACGGCATCAACGACGCCCCGGCCCTGCGCGCCGCCGACATCGGCATCTCGGTCGATACCGCCGTGGATATCGCCAAGGAAGCGGCCGACCTGATCCTGCTGGAGAAGAGCCTGATGGTGCTGGAAGAAGGTGTGCTGGAAGGCCGCAAGACCTTCGCCAACATGCTGAAATACATCAAGATGACGGCCAGCTCCAACTTCGGCAATGTCTTCTCGGTACTGATCGCCAGCGCCTTCCTGCCCTTCCTGCCGATGCTGCCCTTGCATCTGCTGGTGCAGAACCTGCTGTATGACGTCTCGCAGATCTCGATTCCCTTCGACAACGTCGACAAGGAATTCCTGGAAAAGCCGCAGCGCTGGGATGCCGGTGACATCGGCCGCTTCATGGTCTTCTTCGGACCGATCAGCTCGATCTTCGACATCACGACCTTTGCGCTGATGTGGTTCATCTTCGGCGCCAGTTCACCGGAACATCAAACCCTGTTCCAGTCCGGCTGGTTCATCGAAGGGCTGCTGTCGCAGACGCTGATCGTGCACATGATCCGCACCCGCCGCATACCCTTCTTCCAGAGCCGCGCCTCGTGGCCGCTGATGGGGATGACGCTGATCATCATGGCCATCGGCATTGCGATCCCGATGACGCCGCTGGCGCATTACTTCAAGCTGGAGGCGCTGCCGCTGTCCTACTTCCCGTGGCTGGTAGGAATTCTGGTGG
- a CDS encoding diguanylate cyclase — translation MPSSSPPSHKTAPLHERLALWRELLNPLALFSQRPGHPDDPPPEALIGKGVRFVKRIYLLRTIGLGVGFFCVAAAFVQQPVAWPLWALLVFHGYLWPQVARAWALASRIPYRAERRNLVIDAAFGGFWIAAMQGNLVPSAVILSMLSMDNIAAGGLRLFMRGLYASIAACALGWWLLDAHWSPQSDLPTILACLPMMALYPLALGKSTYEMSKKLAERSRQFEVVSQMDGLTHLFNRRYWESLLIEEFSQRRKAPGAQQKESFLLLLDLDHFKRINDTHGHLVGDEVLRNFAQLLRIHLRKEDLIGRYGGEEFVVILRNIAHADALHLSQRLVERARASQDGVNKLYGCTVSAGLVPFTSDMEAHFVWLQRADHAMYCAKANGRDRLVVWEATLVRNAEPATVC, via the coding sequence ATGCCCTCCAGTTCCCCTCCGTCGCACAAGACCGCGCCGCTGCATGAGCGGCTGGCGCTCTGGCGCGAGCTGCTCAATCCGCTGGCGCTGTTCAGCCAGCGTCCCGGCCACCCCGACGATCCGCCACCGGAGGCACTTATCGGCAAGGGCGTGCGTTTCGTCAAACGCATCTATCTGTTGCGCACCATCGGGCTGGGCGTGGGATTCTTCTGCGTCGCGGCGGCTTTCGTGCAGCAGCCGGTGGCCTGGCCGCTGTGGGCGCTGCTGGTCTTCCATGGCTATCTGTGGCCGCAGGTGGCGCGCGCATGGGCGCTCGCAAGCCGCATTCCCTACCGCGCCGAACGCCGCAACCTGGTGATCGACGCCGCCTTCGGCGGCTTCTGGATTGCCGCCATGCAAGGCAATCTGGTGCCCAGCGCCGTCATCCTCAGCATGTTGTCGATGGACAATATCGCCGCCGGCGGTCTGCGCCTCTTCATGCGCGGTCTGTACGCCAGCATCGCCGCCTGCGCGCTGGGCTGGTGGCTGCTGGATGCGCACTGGTCGCCGCAATCGGACCTGCCCACCATCCTGGCCTGCCTGCCGATGATGGCGCTCTATCCACTGGCGCTGGGCAAATCCACTTACGAAATGTCCAAGAAACTGGCCGAGCGCTCGCGCCAGTTCGAGGTCGTCAGCCAGATGGATGGCCTGACCCACCTGTTCAACCGCCGCTACTGGGAGAGCCTGCTCATCGAGGAATTCAGCCAACGCCGCAAGGCGCCTGGCGCACAGCAGAAAGAGTCCTTCCTGCTGCTGCTCGACCTGGACCATTTCAAGCGCATCAACGATACCCATGGCCACCTGGTAGGCGATGAAGTGTTGCGCAACTTTGCCCAGCTGCTGCGCATCCATCTACGTAAAGAAGACCTGATCGGGCGGTATGGCGGCGAGGAATTCGTGGTCATCCTGCGCAACATCGCCCATGCCGACGCGCTGCATCTATCGCAGCGCCTGGTCGAGCGGGCGCGTGCCAGCCAGGACGGCGTCAATAAGCTATACGGTTGCACCGTCAGCGCCGGACTGGTCCCCTTCACCTCTGACATGGAGGCGCATTTCGTCTGGCTGCAGCGCGCCGACCATGCGATGTACTGCGCCAAGGCAAATGGCCGCGACCGGCTGGTGGTCTGGGAAGCTACGCTGGTCCGCAACGCCGAGCCGGCAACGGTATGCTGA
- a CDS encoding TPM domain-containing protein, which translates to MPHNNTSPSLPARLLHHLRMTRAAARRAFPSTTLKAIQASIGAGEREHRAQVRVIVEAALSLGAVRRGDSARQRAHELFSHYRIWDTEENCGVLVYINLADRKVEIVADRGVNARVTREQWQQVCRAMTAGYAQGEYEASTLQALASLHEILRKVLPREPDAAGDMHNELSDKPLLL; encoded by the coding sequence ATGCCTCACAACAATACCTCCCCTTCCCTGCCTGCACGCCTGCTGCACCACCTGCGCATGACCCGGGCGGCAGCACGGCGGGCATTTCCGTCCACCACGCTCAAAGCCATCCAGGCCAGCATCGGCGCAGGCGAGCGGGAGCATCGCGCCCAGGTGCGCGTGATCGTCGAAGCGGCGCTGTCACTGGGCGCCGTGCGACGCGGCGACAGCGCCCGGCAGCGCGCGCATGAATTGTTTTCGCATTACCGCATCTGGGATACCGAAGAAAACTGCGGCGTCCTGGTCTACATCAACCTGGCGGACCGCAAGGTGGAGATCGTGGCGGATCGCGGAGTCAATGCCCGTGTCACGCGGGAGCAATGGCAGCAAGTCTGCCGCGCGATGACAGCCGGCTATGCCCAGGGTGAATATGAAGCCAGCACACTGCAGGCGCTGGCGAGCCTGCACGAGATCCTGAGGAAGGTCTTGCCGCGGGAACCGGATGCCGCCGGCGATATGCACAACGAACTCTCCGACAAACCCTTGTTGCTCTGA
- a CDS encoding TPM domain-containing protein yields MRKLLLSCWLLAWLALAGPARADDGLVPVPPLSGHVIDQVHLLQAQQRQALEGVLTEIEQRTGSQIGVLLMSSTAPEAIEQYSIRVADAWKLGRKGIDDGVILIVAKDNPKSLRRLRIEAGRGVQGSLTDAQSKRILEDVIAPHFRQNDFYGGLAAGVTAITTLLEQEKLPPSKRQASTAQPSDGGGWITLLVIGLFLVVFFSVLLKSRRGSRNNLNDNDWGRGRSTTAGVIIGSILDEAARQASSGRGWPRSGGGGGFGGSSGGGFSGGGGSFDGGGASGDW; encoded by the coding sequence ATGCGCAAGTTGCTCCTGAGCTGCTGGCTGCTGGCGTGGCTGGCCCTGGCCGGCCCGGCCCGCGCCGATGACGGCCTGGTGCCGGTGCCGCCGCTGTCGGGGCATGTGATCGACCAGGTCCACCTGCTGCAAGCACAGCAACGCCAGGCGCTCGAAGGCGTGCTCACCGAGATCGAGCAGCGCACCGGCAGCCAGATCGGCGTGCTGCTGATGTCGTCCACCGCCCCCGAAGCCATCGAGCAATACAGCATCCGCGTGGCCGACGCCTGGAAGCTGGGCCGCAAGGGCATCGATGACGGCGTGATCCTGATCGTCGCCAAGGACAATCCCAAGTCCCTGCGCCGCCTGCGCATCGAAGCCGGACGCGGCGTGCAGGGCAGCCTGACGGACGCGCAATCCAAGCGCATCCTGGAAGACGTGATCGCCCCGCACTTCCGGCAGAACGACTTCTATGGCGGCCTGGCCGCCGGCGTGACGGCCATCACCACCCTGCTGGAGCAGGAAAAGCTGCCACCGTCCAAGCGCCAGGCCAGTACGGCACAGCCCAGCGATGGCGGTGGCTGGATCACCTTGCTGGTGATCGGGCTGTTCCTGGTGGTGTTCTTCAGCGTGCTGCTCAAGTCCCGACGCGGCAGCCGCAACAATCTCAATGACAATGACTGGGGACGCGGCCGCAGCACCACCGCAGGCGTCATCATCGGCAGCATCCTGGATGAAGCCGCCCGCCAGGCCAGCTCCGGACGCGGCTGGCCGCGCTCAGGTGGTGGCGGTGGCTTCGGCGGCTCGTCGGGAGGCGGGTTTTCCGGCGGTGGCGGCAGCTTTGATGGCGGCGGCGCCTCGGGAGACTGGTGA
- the dacB gene encoding D-alanyl-D-alanine carboxypeptidase/D-alanyl-D-alanine endopeptidase, whose product MLRPVLRLPVRLPRSRLSCLPLLAVLLLPMGHAAAQSLPPAVVGALRVAHIPQQNTGVLVIDTEGSKRVLVSNNIGQPFNPASVMKLVTTDAALEMLGPTFTWKTQAYIDGTLSGGVLNGDLILKGGGDPKLVLENFWLLLRQLRARGIQDIRGNLVLDRSYFAPSSYDPAQFDGDPQKPYNAGPDALLLNYRTQAFRFEPDAASGTVSVSMDPPMAGFTITPPRLSQEPCGDWQGKLMLNNDASGATFSGSYSADCGARVWYVHPYRMSNVQYVGASFAQMWADLGGRFAGRVLDGQVTPSARMMVEVQSPALPEVIRDINKYSNNVMARQVLLTLGAEMTGQPGDPVNAARAVRGWLGDKGIDTNGLAIENGAGLSRIERVTPGLLANVLLQAWRSPLMPEFVSSLPLVGYDGTMRRRLKTQGVAGQAHIKTGTLNDVRSIAGYVQAASGKTYVVVFLINHPAAPNGQKAQDALLQWVYENG is encoded by the coding sequence ATGCTTCGTCCTGTGCTGCGCCTCCCTGTTCGCCTTCCTCGTTCCCGTCTGTCTTGCCTGCCCCTGCTGGCGGTGTTGTTGTTGCCCATGGGCCATGCCGCCGCCCAGAGCCTGCCGCCTGCGGTGGTCGGCGCGCTGCGGGTGGCGCATATCCCGCAACAGAATACCGGCGTGCTGGTGATCGATACCGAGGGCAGCAAGCGCGTGCTGGTCTCCAACAACATCGGCCAGCCTTTCAACCCGGCCTCGGTGATGAAGCTGGTGACCACCGACGCCGCCCTCGAAATGCTGGGGCCGACCTTTACCTGGAAGACCCAGGCCTATATCGACGGGACCTTGTCCGGGGGCGTGCTCAATGGCGACCTGATCCTCAAGGGCGGCGGCGATCCCAAGCTGGTGCTGGAGAATTTCTGGCTGCTGTTGCGCCAGTTGCGCGCGCGCGGCATCCAGGATATCCGCGGCAACCTGGTGCTGGACCGCAGCTATTTTGCGCCGTCCAGCTATGATCCGGCGCAGTTCGACGGCGATCCGCAAAAGCCCTATAACGCTGGTCCCGACGCGCTGCTGCTGAACTATCGCACCCAGGCCTTCCGCTTCGAGCCGGATGCGGCCAGTGGTACGGTCTCGGTGAGCATGGACCCGCCCATGGCCGGTTTCACCATCACGCCGCCGCGCCTGTCGCAGGAGCCTTGCGGCGACTGGCAGGGCAAGCTCATGCTCAATAACGACGCCAGCGGCGCCACCTTCAGCGGCAGTTATTCCGCCGATTGCGGCGCGCGCGTGTGGTATGTGCATCCCTATCGCATGAGCAATGTGCAGTATGTGGGGGCGAGCTTTGCGCAGATGTGGGCCGATCTCGGCGGCCGCTTTGCAGGTCGCGTGCTCGATGGGCAGGTCACACCGTCGGCGCGGATGATGGTGGAGGTGCAGTCGCCCGCGCTGCCCGAGGTGATTCGCGACATCAACAAGTACAGCAACAACGTGATGGCGCGTCAGGTCCTGCTCACCCTGGGGGCGGAGATGACCGGCCAGCCTGGCGACCCGGTCAATGCTGCGCGCGCGGTGCGTGGCTGGCTCGGCGACAAGGGCATCGATACCAATGGCCTGGCCATCGAGAACGGCGCCGGGCTGTCGCGCATCGAGCGCGTCACGCCTGGCTTGCTGGCCAATGTGCTGCTGCAGGCCTGGCGCTCGCCGCTGATGCCGGAATTCGTTTCCTCGCTGCCGCTGGTCGGCTATGACGGCACCATGCGCCGCCGCCTGAAGACCCAGGGCGTGGCCGGGCAGGCGCACATCAAGACCGGCACGCTCAATGACGTGCGCTCCATCGCAGGCTATGTGCAGGCGGCTTCGGGCAAGACCTATGTGGTGGTGTTCCTGATCAATCATCCCGCTGCGCCCAATGGGCAGAAGGCGCAGGATGCCTTGTTGCAGTGGGTCTACGAGAACGGTTGA